Proteins co-encoded in one Pseudorhizobium banfieldiae genomic window:
- a CDS encoding ferredoxin--NADP reductase, whose translation MNAPAKTEDFVAPGAENKPAGIPDNVYAETVLAVEHYTDHLFRFRMTRPAGFRFRSGEFAMIGLMVGDKPIYRAYSIASPAWDEELEFFSIKVPDGPLTSHLQKIKPGDTVLMRKKPTGTLVLDALTPGKRLYMFSTGTGIAPFASLIRDPETYEKFDEVILTHTCREVAELKYGFDLMEEIRNHEFLSEIVGDKLKPYPTVTRDPSYPNQGRITDLIESGKLFTDLGVPPLDPATDRGMICGSTEMLKDTKALLEAAGLTEGANSQPAEFVIERAFVG comes from the coding sequence ATGAACGCTCCAGCCAAGACGGAAGACTTCGTTGCCCCCGGGGCCGAGAACAAGCCGGCCGGCATTCCGGACAATGTCTATGCCGAGACGGTGCTGGCGGTGGAGCATTACACGGACCACCTGTTCCGCTTTCGCATGACGCGCCCGGCCGGCTTCCGCTTCCGCTCCGGCGAGTTTGCGATGATCGGCCTGATGGTCGGCGACAAGCCGATCTACCGCGCCTATTCGATCGCAAGCCCCGCCTGGGACGAGGAACTGGAATTCTTCTCCATCAAGGTGCCGGACGGGCCGCTCACCTCGCACCTGCAGAAGATCAAGCCCGGCGACACGGTGCTGATGCGCAAGAAGCCGACGGGCACGCTGGTGCTCGATGCGCTGACGCCGGGCAAGCGCCTCTACATGTTCTCCACCGGCACCGGGATTGCGCCGTTCGCGAGCCTGATCCGCGATCCGGAGACCTATGAGAAGTTCGACGAGGTGATCCTCACCCATACCTGCCGCGAGGTGGCGGAGCTGAAATACGGCTTCGACCTGATGGAGGAGATCAGGAACCACGAATTCCTCTCGGAAATCGTCGGGGACAAGCTGAAGCCTTATCCGACCGTCACCCGCGACCCCTCCTATCCGAACCAGGGCCGCATCACCGACCTGATCGAGAGCGGCAAGCTGTTCACCGATCTCGGCGTGCCGCCGCTCGACCCCGCCACCGACCGCGGCATGATCTGCGGCTCGACCGAGATGCTGAAGGACACCAAGGCGCTGCTCGAGGCCGCCGGCCTCACCGAGGGCGCCAACAGCCAGCCGGCCGAATTCGTGATCGAACGGGCGTTTGTGGGGTGA
- the uvrB gene encoding excinuclease ABC subunit UvrB — MARSPRKSPPSNGFEEAPQSGFEGAPLSGSVSDWVKQMEAEAEASGIETQREIASKAGKHRKKIEIAAREAAIKEAAKDKPKTAKHTTASKTARGVSIGASSDPKTRAAAGLNPVAGLDVSLEEAKSLAPGAVTATVDALAKLIESGNPLFKDGKLWTPHRPARPEKSEGGISIRMASEYQPAGDQPTAIADLVEGINTGERSQVLLGVTGSGKTFTMAKVIEATQRPAVILAPNKTLAAQLYSEFKSFFPDNAVEYFVSYYDYYQPEAYVPRSDTYIEKESSINEQIDRMRHAATRAILERDDCIIVASVSCIYGIGSVETYTAMTFQMSVGDRLDQRQLLADLVAQQYKRRDMDFQRGSFRVRGDTIEIFPAHLEDAAWRISMFGDEIDAITEFDPLTGQKTGDLKSVKIYANSHYVTPRPTLNAAIKSIKEELKHRLAELEAAGRLLEAQRLEQRTRYDIEMMEATGSCAGIENYSRYLTGRRPGEPPPTLFEYIPDNALIFIDESHVTIPQIGGMYRGDFRRKATLAEYGFRLPSCMDNRPLRFEEWDAMRPLTVAVSATPGNWEMEQAGGVFAEQVIRPTGLIDPPVEVRPAKSQVDDVLGEIRGTAQKGYRTLCTVLTKRMAEDLTEYLHEQGVRVRYMHSDIDTLERIEIIRDLRLGAFDVLVGINLLREGLDIPECGFVAILDADKEGFLRSETSLIQTIGRAARNVDGKVILYADNITGSMQRAMDETARRREKQMTYNEEHGITPESVKRNISDILDSVYERDHVRADISGVSGKGFADGGHLVGNNLQAHLNALEKDMRNAAADLDFEKAARLRDEIKRLKAVELSAMDDPIAKDEARAQERGGKAERNGGPSGRRRPISPLEGEMSGRTEGGTAPSAPEGFPPSAPIGASPPQGGRSSEPASYFAKPTLDNMGPGTDMPTPLFRKNTLDGEERSAQQGNRSSESIAATNARSESEGQTGGPETSLFRKNTLDEMTVGRTEKPAQGTLPTRPPETVSTKKRFSPLLEGQPERGETPTSRSSSSSSGQARGLTRGPKDDPSSDSIRGPVIRGKVGVGSYEDPGEQKRKGRTKGKTGRPGR, encoded by the coding sequence ATGGCCAGATCCCCCCGCAAGTCCCCGCCCTCGAACGGCTTCGAGGAAGCCCCGCAATCCGGTTTCGAAGGCGCGCCGCTCTCGGGCTCCGTCTCCGACTGGGTGAAGCAGATGGAGGCGGAGGCGGAGGCCTCGGGCATCGAGACCCAGCGCGAAATCGCCTCGAAGGCAGGCAAGCACCGCAAGAAGATCGAGATCGCCGCCCGCGAAGCCGCGATCAAGGAGGCGGCGAAGGACAAGCCGAAAACCGCCAAGCACACCACCGCCTCCAAAACCGCCCGCGGCGTGTCCATCGGCGCCTCCTCCGACCCGAAGACCCGCGCCGCCGCCGGCCTCAACCCGGTCGCCGGCCTCGACGTGTCGCTGGAGGAAGCCAAGTCGCTCGCCCCCGGCGCCGTCACCGCCACCGTGGATGCGCTGGCGAAGCTCATCGAATCCGGCAATCCGCTGTTCAAGGACGGCAAGCTGTGGACGCCGCACCGCCCGGCCCGGCCGGAAAAGTCGGAAGGCGGCATTTCCATCCGCATGGCGTCGGAATACCAGCCCGCCGGTGACCAGCCGACGGCGATCGCCGATCTCGTCGAGGGCATCAACACGGGCGAGCGCTCCCAGGTCCTGCTCGGCGTCACCGGCTCGGGCAAGACCTTCACCATGGCCAAGGTGATCGAGGCGACCCAGCGCCCGGCCGTGATCCTGGCGCCCAACAAGACGCTCGCCGCCCAGCTCTACTCGGAGTTCAAGAGCTTCTTCCCGGACAATGCGGTGGAGTATTTCGTCTCCTATTACGACTACTACCAGCCGGAAGCCTATGTGCCGCGCTCCGACACCTATATCGAGAAGGAATCCTCGATCAACGAGCAGATCGACCGGATGCGCCACGCCGCCACCCGCGCCATCCTCGAGCGCGACGACTGCATCATCGTCGCCTCGGTCTCCTGCATCTACGGTATCGGCTCGGTGGAAACCTATACCGCCATGACCTTCCAGATGTCGGTCGGCGACCGGCTGGACCAGCGCCAGCTGCTCGCCGATCTCGTCGCCCAGCAATACAAGCGCCGCGACATGGACTTTCAACGCGGCAGTTTTCGTGTTCGGGGCGACACGATCGAGATCTTCCCCGCCCACCTGGAGGATGCCGCCTGGCGCATCTCCATGTTCGGCGACGAGATTGACGCGATCACCGAGTTCGACCCGCTGACCGGCCAGAAGACCGGCGACCTGAAGTCGGTGAAGATCTACGCCAACTCGCACTATGTCACGCCGCGCCCGACGCTGAACGCCGCCATCAAGTCGATCAAGGAGGAGCTGAAGCACCGCCTCGCCGAGCTCGAGGCTGCCGGCCGCCTGCTCGAAGCCCAGCGGCTGGAGCAGCGCACCCGTTACGACATCGAGATGATGGAGGCGACCGGCTCCTGCGCCGGCATCGAGAACTATTCGCGCTATCTCACTGGCCGCCGCCCCGGCGAGCCGCCGCCGACGCTGTTTGAATACATCCCCGACAATGCGCTGATCTTCATCGACGAAAGCCATGTCACCATCCCGCAGATCGGCGGCATGTATCGCGGCGACTTCCGCCGCAAGGCGACGCTGGCCGAATACGGCTTCCGCCTGCCGTCCTGCATGGACAACCGGCCACTGCGCTTCGAGGAATGGGACGCCATGCGCCCGCTCACCGTCGCCGTCTCCGCCACGCCGGGCAACTGGGAGATGGAACAGGCCGGCGGCGTCTTCGCCGAACAGGTCATCCGCCCGACCGGCCTCATCGATCCGCCTGTGGAAGTCCGCCCCGCCAAGAGCCAGGTCGACGACGTGCTCGGCGAGATCCGCGGGACCGCGCAGAAGGGCTACCGCACGCTCTGCACCGTGCTCACCAAGCGCATGGCCGAAGACCTCACCGAATACCTGCACGAACAGGGCGTTCGCGTCCGCTACATGCATTCCGACATCGACACGCTGGAGCGCATCGAGATCATCCGCGACCTGCGGCTCGGCGCCTTCGACGTGCTGGTCGGCATCAACCTGCTGCGCGAAGGCCTCGACATTCCCGAGTGCGGCTTCGTCGCCATCCTCGATGCCGACAAGGAAGGTTTCCTCCGCTCCGAAACCTCGCTGATCCAGACCATCGGCCGCGCCGCGCGAAACGTGGACGGCAAGGTCATCCTCTATGCCGACAATATCACCGGCTCCATGCAGCGGGCGATGGACGAGACCGCGCGCCGCCGCGAAAAGCAGATGACCTATAACGAGGAACACGGCATCACGCCGGAATCGGTGAAGCGCAATATCTCCGACATCCTCGATTCCGTCTACGAGCGCGACCATGTCCGCGCCGATATCTCCGGCGTCTCCGGCAAGGGCTTCGCCGATGGCGGCCACCTCGTCGGCAACAACCTCCAGGCGCATCTGAACGCTTTGGAAAAGGACATGCGCAACGCCGCCGCCGACCTCGACTTCGAAAAGGCCGCCCGCCTGCGCGACGAGATCAAGCGGCTGAAGGCGGTGGAGTTGTCGGCGATGGACGATCCGATCGCGAAAGATGAGGCTCGGGCACAGGAACGGGGTGGCAAAGCCGAGAGAAATGGTGGGCCGAGCGGCCGCCGCAGGCCAATCTCCCCCCTTGAGGGGGAGATGTCCGGCAGGACAGAGGGGGGCACTGCACCCTCTGCGCCCGAAGGCTTCCCCCCCTCTGCCCCTATCGGGGCATCTCCCCCTCAAGGGGGGAGATCGTCGGAACCCGCCTCCTACTTCGCCAAGCCCACGCTCGACAACATGGGCCCCGGCACCGACATGCCGACACCCCTGTTCCGCAAGAACACCCTCGATGGTGAGGAGCGGTCTGCGCAGCAGGGCAATCGATCCAGTGAATCGATTGCAGCGACGAACGCCCGGAGCGAAAGCGAAGGGCAGACCGGAGGCCCGGAGACATCGCTCTTCCGCAAGAACACGCTGGATGAAATGACCGTCGGACGCACGGAAAAGCCGGCGCAAGGCACCTTGCCGACCCGCCCGCCGGAAACGGTCAGCACCAAAAAGCGCTTCTCGCCGCTCCTGGAGGGCCAGCCGGAACGCGGCGAGACACCCACCTCTCGTTCGTCATCCTCGTCCTCGGGTCAGGCCCGAGGATTGACCCGAGGACCCAAGGATGATCCATCCTCGGACTCGATCCGAGGACCCGTCATCCGGGGTAAGGTCGGCGTCGGCAGCTACGAAGATCCCGGCGAGCAGAAGCGCAAGGGGCGGACGAAGGGCAAGACCGGGCGTCCGGGGCGGTAG
- a CDS encoding GFA family protein yields MDDVTGGCLCGQLRLTARGRPYRVGLCHCLDCRKHHGALFNASAIFPADAVTIEGESSAYQDRHFCPRCGSPVFGVSADEIEVALGALDAPDRFTPTYELWTIRRETWLPPFALKHHYERDRENTGRTED; encoded by the coding sequence ATGGACGACGTCACCGGCGGCTGCCTTTGCGGCCAGCTTCGCCTTACCGCCCGCGGCAGGCCGTATCGTGTCGGCCTCTGCCACTGCCTGGATTGCCGCAAGCATCACGGCGCCCTGTTCAACGCCTCGGCGATCTTTCCCGCCGACGCGGTGACGATCGAGGGCGAAAGCTCGGCCTATCAGGACCGGCACTTCTGCCCCCGCTGCGGCTCTCCCGTCTTCGGCGTCAGCGCCGACGAGATCGAGGTGGCGCTCGGCGCGCTCGATGCCCCCGACCGGTTCACCCCCACCTACGAGCTCTGGACGATCCGCCGCGAAACCTGGCTGCCGCCCTTCGCGCTGAAGCACCATTACGAGCGCGACCGCGAAAACACCGGCCGCACCGAGGACTGA
- a CDS encoding P-loop ATPase, Sll1717 family, with the protein MNTSYDLRSINFGFARAETERTEAPSLLREGYFDEQGLTKSALEGPTFLYLGNKGAGKSALVNHLDLELQNRYNSFSTIYQLEDFSFQNFSKIIRGDQEPEAKFPDAWAWLLLIIALESLSRDEGVWHPDAVSYNETVNSLKQMGFMPNSSLRHIANITSRKTFKLTIPYVFESSEDFASIDKVNDIPMFVHNMKRIICSCRTESNHIIMLDGLDDILTTRSVQYKSLGSLVFEVDRLNDLLKQNGVKLKFIIVCRTDLYERISGANKNKIRQDKCKYIDWYQNPRNPDRSLLLDMVNKKTNFGGDFFRAFFDFKISGTPAPKYLLEQTRHTPRDFLTLMRKIAEVQREGERLTPNLVLSGARIYSTDYFVGEVEDELEGYTKSRPPKDWIEFIGMFGKRRISTRDLELKARHLKYDIDEMYAVLRALFECSAIGTVVNSGNGEHYTFRYRNRNSNFVIGNDISIHVGLRKALNIP; encoded by the coding sequence ATGAACACAAGCTATGATTTGCGATCGATCAACTTTGGATTTGCTCGAGCCGAGACCGAACGGACGGAGGCACCCAGTCTTTTGCGGGAGGGTTATTTCGACGAACAGGGATTAACTAAGAGCGCACTGGAGGGCCCGACATTTTTGTACCTAGGCAATAAAGGTGCCGGCAAAAGTGCGTTGGTTAACCATTTAGATCTCGAATTGCAGAATAGATACAACAGCTTTTCTACTATTTACCAACTAGAAGATTTCAGCTTCCAAAATTTCTCGAAAATAATCCGCGGTGACCAAGAGCCCGAGGCCAAGTTTCCTGATGCTTGGGCTTGGCTACTCCTCATAATTGCATTGGAATCGCTCTCACGGGACGAGGGTGTGTGGCATCCGGATGCCGTGAGTTACAACGAAACCGTCAACAGTCTAAAGCAAATGGGTTTCATGCCCAACAGTTCATTGAGACACATTGCGAATATCACGTCCAGGAAAACATTCAAGCTTACGATACCTTATGTCTTCGAGAGCAGCGAAGATTTCGCCAGCATTGACAAGGTGAACGATATTCCCATGTTCGTCCACAATATGAAGAGAATAATTTGCAGCTGCAGGACAGAATCTAACCACATAATAATGCTAGACGGCCTGGATGACATCCTGACCACCAGATCAGTTCAGTACAAAAGCCTTGGCTCCCTTGTTTTCGAAGTCGACAGGCTAAATGATCTATTAAAACAGAATGGGGTAAAGTTAAAATTTATTATAGTTTGCCGAACCGATCTATACGAGCGTATTTCGGGAGCGAACAAAAATAAAATAAGACAGGATAAGTGTAAGTATATAGACTGGTACCAGAATCCAAGAAATCCAGACCGTTCACTACTACTGGATATGGTCAATAAAAAGACCAATTTTGGGGGAGATTTTTTTCGCGCCTTTTTCGATTTCAAGATATCTGGAACACCAGCGCCTAAGTACCTTCTCGAGCAGACGAGGCATACACCTCGAGATTTTCTGACCCTGATGCGAAAGATAGCAGAGGTACAGCGCGAAGGAGAGAGATTAACGCCGAATCTTGTTCTATCCGGCGCACGAATTTATTCGACTGATTATTTCGTTGGAGAGGTCGAGGATGAACTTGAAGGTTATACGAAATCTAGGCCACCAAAGGACTGGATTGAGTTTATTGGGATGTTCGGCAAGCGAAGGATTTCAACACGGGATCTAGAGTTGAAGGCTCGCCACCTAAAGTACGATATCGATGAGATGTACGCGGTTTTACGAGCGCTTTTCGAGTGTAGTGCGATAGGAACGGTGGTTAATTCTGGCAACGGTGAACATTACACGTTCAGATATAGGAACAGAAACTCCAATTTTGTTATCGGAAATGATATATCGATCCATGTAGGTCTACGAAAGGCTCTAAACATCCCGTAG
- a CDS encoding DUF934 domain-containing protein — protein MTRIWKETGFVENDPWMVETEEHPATDEQTPLLSLDQLIEKAEASNDVGLGVLIRPADDVHRLQPYLDRLAIVAVEFPAFNDGRAFSHASLLRERLGYQNELRAVGDVLIDQIPLMLRVGIDSFAVTNETALRRLAEGRLPAIPVHYQPAARPAADAPGYSWRRRSTG, from the coding sequence ATGACCAGGATCTGGAAGGAAACCGGTTTCGTCGAGAACGACCCCTGGATGGTCGAGACCGAGGAACACCCCGCGACGGACGAGCAGACGCCGCTCTTGTCCCTCGACCAGCTGATCGAGAAGGCGGAGGCCAGCAACGACGTCGGCCTCGGCGTGCTGATCAGGCCCGCCGACGATGTGCATCGGCTCCAGCCCTATCTCGACCGGCTGGCGATCGTTGCGGTGGAGTTCCCCGCCTTCAACGACGGCCGGGCATTTTCGCATGCCTCGCTGCTGCGGGAACGGCTGGGTTATCAAAATGAGCTGCGGGCGGTGGGCGACGTGCTGATCGACCAGATCCCGCTGATGCTGCGGGTCGGGATCGACAGCTTTGCCGTCACCAATGAGACGGCGCTGCGACGGCTGGCGGAAGGCCGGCTGCCGGCCATTCCCGTCCACTACCAGCCCGCCGCGCGACCGGCAGCGGATGCCCCCGGCTACAGCTGGCGCCGCCGCTCCACCGGCTGA
- a CDS encoding MFS transporter, with amino-acid sequence MARAYRWVIVAAGGLMGCVAAGTMFSLAIFLEPVASETGWSRAGISTAMTLNFLVMGVGGFLWGSLTDRFGARIVVLIGSVLLGLALVLASRAESLLSFQLAYGTLVGLAASAFFAPMIAAVMTWFDTQRGLAVSLVSAGMGMAPMTVSPLARTLISAYDWRTAMLMIGVGAWAILLPTALLIRRPPALSESDQASAVEARRQPLSRLLLTPQFLVLGFTFFACCAAHSGPIFHMVSYAMLCGIAAMAAVSIYSVEGLAGLGGRVLFGVLADRIGVKPVLVAGLLVQAAVISAYLAADSLTTFYSLAVIFGGTYGGVMPLYAVLAREYFGPHVVGTVFGAATMLSSVGMAFGPLAGGWAYDAFASYQWLFIGSALVGLGAVAIALAFPPLPAKTPQPAEAVA; translated from the coding sequence ATGGCACGTGCATATCGTTGGGTGATTGTCGCCGCCGGCGGGCTGATGGGCTGCGTGGCGGCGGGCACCATGTTTTCGCTGGCGATCTTCCTGGAGCCGGTGGCGAGCGAGACCGGCTGGTCGCGCGCCGGCATTTCCACCGCCATGACCCTGAACTTCCTGGTCATGGGCGTCGGCGGCTTCCTCTGGGGCTCCCTCACCGACCGGTTTGGCGCCCGGATCGTGGTGCTGATCGGTTCGGTCTTGCTCGGCCTGGCGCTGGTGCTGGCGAGCCGCGCCGAGAGCCTGCTTTCCTTCCAGCTCGCCTATGGCACGCTGGTGGGGCTTGCCGCCAGCGCCTTCTTCGCGCCGATGATCGCCGCCGTGATGACCTGGTTCGACACGCAGCGCGGGCTCGCCGTCTCGCTCGTTTCCGCCGGCATGGGCATGGCGCCGATGACCGTCTCGCCGCTCGCCCGCACCCTCATCTCCGCCTATGACTGGCGCACCGCCATGCTGATGATCGGCGTCGGCGCCTGGGCGATCCTCCTGCCGACCGCGCTCCTGATCCGCCGTCCGCCGGCGCTCTCGGAGAGCGATCAGGCAAGTGCGGTCGAGGCCCGCCGCCAGCCGCTGTCGCGCCTGCTCTTGACGCCGCAATTCCTCGTGCTCGGCTTCACCTTCTTTGCCTGCTGTGCCGCCCATTCCGGGCCGATCTTCCACATGGTGAGCTATGCCATGCTGTGCGGCATTGCGGCCATGGCCGCCGTCAGCATCTACAGCGTCGAGGGCCTGGCGGGGCTCGGCGGCCGGGTGCTCTTCGGCGTGCTCGCCGACCGGATCGGCGTCAAGCCGGTGCTGGTCGCGGGCCTCCTCGTCCAGGCGGCGGTGATCTCCGCCTATCTCGCCGCCGACAGTCTCACCACCTTCTATTCGCTGGCGGTGATCTTCGGCGGCACCTATGGCGGCGTCATGCCGCTCTATGCGGTGCTGGCGCGGGAGTATTTCGGGCCGCATGTGGTGGGCACCGTCTTCGGCGCCGCCACCATGCTCTCCTCCGTCGGCATGGCCTTCGGCCCGCTGGCCGGCGGCTGGGCATACGACGCCTTCGCCAGCTACCAGTGGCTGTTCATCGGCTCCGCGCTGGTCGGCCTCGGGGCTGTCGCCATCGCGCTCGCCTTCCCGCCCTTGCCAGCGAAGACGCCGCAGCCGGCCGAGGCGGTCGCCTGA